In the Leptospira bourretii genome, one interval contains:
- a CDS encoding YdeI/OmpD-associated family protein translates to MSDHQFLPFTAKIEIIGINPFVFLPKPILITLMEQAQTDRGKIRVILKMEGFEFTQTLVKYQGEWRLYLNTPMRKAAKKEVGDKARFEIKFNPESAEHPVSPELQEALAKNKEAKKIFQSLSPSLQNEIMRYIFKVKSEKSKKDNVERVILYLLGKGKFLGREMNKKL, encoded by the coding sequence ATGTCCGACCACCAATTTTTACCATTTACTGCCAAAATAGAAATCATAGGGATCAACCCGTTTGTTTTTTTGCCAAAACCTATTTTAATTACCCTAATGGAACAAGCACAAACAGATAGAGGTAAAATTAGAGTGATTCTCAAAATGGAAGGATTCGAATTTACACAAACGCTCGTTAAATACCAAGGAGAATGGCGGCTTTATCTCAATACTCCCATGAGAAAGGCAGCCAAAAAAGAAGTTGGAGATAAGGCACGGTTTGAAATAAAATTCAATCCAGAATCAGCAGAACACCCCGTTTCTCCAGAACTGCAAGAGGCCCTCGCCAAAAACAAAGAAGCAAAAAAAATATTTCAAAGTTTAAGCCCCTCTCTTCAAAATGAAATCATGCGTTATATCTTTAAAGTAAAATCGGAAAAAAGTAAAAAAGATAACGTAGAGCGAGTCATCCTTTATCTGTTGGGAAAAGGAAAGTTTTTAGGAAGAGAAATGAATAAAAAACTTTAA
- a CDS encoding M14 family zinc carboxypeptidase — MLRGMKRLNRYENRILKIVKLGGKLVRFKQFGFSTKTEVGFRFPIYVLEIGKESAIKRNVAGLVAGVHGLETIGIRVLLDFLDDLFARKTSELYREIKDGELGIVCIPILNPGGVAMKRRSNPNGVDLMRNSGVEAVKAPFFFGGHKISNVFPYYRGNILQAESRVLDRFYSEYFLPAKNTMIPVIDIHSGFGAVDHVWWPYAGTHDQCVDESLFQKIANHLTTRLNHILYRFGPQSETYTTHGDLWDRLYNEFQKTKELSPTKDSRFLPLTLEIGTWSDIQLDPWKVFRKRGIFNPARESKKESIISHRKFLTDVLRLAKMKPEELL, encoded by the coding sequence ATGCTTAGAGGAATGAAACGTCTAAATCGATATGAAAATAGGATATTAAAAATCGTTAAGTTAGGTGGTAAATTAGTCCGATTCAAACAGTTTGGTTTTTCAACCAAAACGGAAGTTGGGTTTCGTTTTCCAATTTATGTTTTAGAGATTGGGAAAGAAAGTGCTATCAAACGGAATGTAGCTGGTCTTGTCGCAGGTGTACATGGACTCGAAACAATCGGTATCCGTGTTCTGTTGGATTTTTTGGATGATCTCTTCGCTCGCAAAACTTCTGAATTGTATCGTGAAATTAAAGATGGTGAATTAGGGATTGTTTGTATTCCTATCTTAAATCCTGGTGGGGTTGCAATGAAACGTAGATCAAATCCGAATGGTGTCGATTTGATGCGCAACTCCGGCGTGGAAGCTGTGAAAGCTCCCTTCTTTTTTGGCGGGCATAAAATTTCGAATGTCTTTCCTTATTATCGAGGAAATATTTTGCAAGCTGAGTCGAGAGTTTTGGATCGTTTTTATAGTGAATACTTTTTGCCTGCTAAAAATACAATGATTCCAGTGATAGACATCCACTCAGGATTTGGTGCAGTGGATCATGTTTGGTGGCCTTATGCAGGAACACATGATCAATGTGTGGACGAATCGTTGTTTCAAAAAATAGCAAATCATCTTACTACTAGGTTAAATCATATATTATATCGATTTGGACCTCAGAGTGAGACTTATACAACACATGGAGATCTTTGGGACCGTTTGTATAACGAATTTCAAAAAACAAAAGAACTTTCACCTACAAAAGATTCAAGGTTTCTTCCATTAACGCTTGAGATTGGAACTTGGTCAGATATCCAATTAGATCCTTGGAAAGTTTTTAGAAAACGTGGGATTTTTAATCCGGCAAGAGAGTCCAAAAAAGAATCGATCATAAGTCACAGAAAATTTCTAACGGATGTGTTGCGGTTGGCTAAAATGAAACCAGAAGAATTGTTGTAA
- a CDS encoding alpha/beta fold hydrolase: MNQPTAKSKQKKYREEWINSNGIKIHTGIWPGKKQTIICLHGLSGNLYSMKSLAERLNRLGHRVISYDLRGRGKSDKPESNYGFRNHLDDLKSILTHYKVKNPIFFAHSFGCMIALRYAILYPNEIKGMILMDGGGLLSLPKRIQVLKVLKQSFERLDIIYPTVSEYLKLIQNSPLVPRWSKEIEEYFRLELHKTKDGFICHMPGFVMEEELKEMGGSMDFYKIFKYLIQDPKRVFSKMKDNKTLNFEKITTPTLILRATEMNLFPKDDLLPKSSFDSMLKRIPNSNGKEIKTNHYGILFDKIKERDNAIENFLFGLNEKKMGISQ; this comes from the coding sequence ATGAATCAACCAACTGCCAAATCCAAACAAAAGAAATACAGAGAAGAGTGGATTAATTCAAATGGAATCAAAATTCACACAGGGATTTGGCCAGGAAAAAAACAAACAATCATTTGTCTCCATGGTTTATCAGGCAACCTATATTCTATGAAATCTCTTGCCGAGCGACTCAACCGCTTAGGCCATCGGGTAATCTCTTATGATCTGAGAGGACGCGGAAAATCGGACAAACCTGAATCCAATTATGGATTTCGTAACCATCTCGATGATCTAAAGTCGATCCTGACACATTACAAAGTTAAAAATCCAATATTTTTTGCACATTCCTTTGGATGTATGATTGCTCTTCGTTATGCCATTCTTTATCCAAATGAAATAAAAGGGATGATACTCATGGACGGAGGTGGGCTTCTTTCTTTGCCAAAAAGAATCCAAGTTCTAAAAGTATTAAAACAATCTTTTGAAAGATTGGATATTATTTATCCAACAGTATCCGAATATTTAAAACTCATTCAAAACTCTCCTCTTGTACCAAGATGGTCCAAAGAGATAGAGGAATACTTCCGATTAGAACTACACAAAACCAAAGATGGTTTCATCTGCCATATGCCAGGTTTCGTTATGGAAGAAGAATTGAAAGAGATGGGAGGTTCTATGGATTTTTATAAAATATTCAAATATTTAATCCAAGATCCAAAACGAGTTTTTTCAAAAATGAAAGACAACAAAACTTTAAATTTTGAAAAAATAACAACACCTACCTTAATTCTACGGGCTACTGAGATGAATTTATTTCCAAAAGATGATTTATTACCAAAATCTTCTTTTGATTCTATGTTGAAGAGAATTCCGAACTCTAATGGAAAAGAAATCAAAACAAACCACTATGGAATCCTTTTTGACAAAATCAAAGAAAGAGACAATGCGATTGAAAATTTTCTTTTTGGGTTAAATGAAAAAAAAATGGGAATTTCCCAATAA
- a CDS encoding DNA-3-methyladenine glycosylase I, with protein MKTHTETERCSWCLKFDQYIQYHDKEWGVPVHDDQTHFEFLILEGAQAGLSWSTILKKREGYRKVFANFDPIKVAKFTDQKLEKILLDPSIIRNRLKVFAAVNNAKRFLEIQKEFGSFDQYIWSFVGHKTINKKRKSLTEVPATTIESDNLSKDLIKRGFKFVGSTVIYAHMQACGLVNDHIESCFRYKELTSISSEPHKK; from the coding sequence ATGAAAACGCATACAGAAACGGAACGATGTTCCTGGTGTCTCAAATTTGACCAATACATCCAATACCATGATAAGGAATGGGGAGTTCCCGTTCATGATGACCAAACCCATTTTGAATTTTTGATCTTAGAAGGAGCACAAGCAGGCCTTAGTTGGTCGACGATCTTAAAAAAACGAGAAGGTTACAGAAAAGTTTTTGCAAACTTTGATCCCATCAAGGTTGCAAAATTCACTGATCAAAAATTGGAAAAGATACTTCTCGATCCATCGATAATAAGAAATCGATTGAAGGTTTTTGCAGCAGTCAACAATGCAAAACGTTTTTTAGAAATCCAAAAAGAGTTTGGTTCTTTCGACCAATATATTTGGAGTTTTGTTGGTCACAAAACCATTAACAAAAAAAGAAAAAGTTTAACTGAAGTCCCAGCCACTACCATTGAATCAGATAATTTAAGCAAAGATCTAATCAAACGCGGGTTCAAGTTTGTAGGCAGTACGGTCATTTACGCTCATATGCAGGCCTGTGGCTTGGTGAATGACCATATAGAAAGTTGTTTTCGTTATAAAGAATTAACTTCTATCTCTTCAGAACCCCATAAAAAATAA
- a CDS encoding TetR/AcrR family transcriptional regulator yields MDPVQIRILEKAEELFLKYGYSKTKMEEIASSLKISRKTLYKYYSNKQDLMEFYMDHKQSEIQKIIQEIADDETLTAVQKFSKMHRSLVEESPYVMNDLFIREISEMFPQHMERFKKRREKEIPESIGKIFNMAKMKGELRDGFMPEVAVHLFLSSIEMILSNKNSITIPLNIHEFQLEVVNVIFYGVLKR; encoded by the coding sequence TTGGATCCAGTTCAAATTAGAATATTAGAAAAAGCGGAAGAACTTTTCCTGAAGTATGGATATTCCAAAACAAAAATGGAAGAAATTGCAAGTTCTTTAAAGATTAGTCGCAAAACTTTGTATAAATACTATTCCAATAAACAAGACCTTATGGAATTTTATATGGATCATAAACAATCGGAGATTCAGAAAATCATCCAAGAGATTGCAGATGATGAGACCTTGACTGCCGTGCAGAAGTTTTCTAAAATGCACAGATCGCTTGTGGAGGAATCACCGTATGTGATGAATGATTTGTTTATCCGAGAAATTTCTGAAATGTTTCCGCAACATATGGAACGATTTAAAAAACGAAGGGAAAAAGAAATTCCTGAATCGATTGGCAAAATATTTAATATGGCGAAAATGAAAGGAGAACTTCGGGACGGCTTTATGCCCGAGGTCGCCGTTCATCTCTTTCTTTCTTCGATTGAAATGATTCTTAGTAACAAAAATTCTATCACAATTCCACTGAACATTCATGAATTTCAACTGGAAGTTGTAAATGTTATTTTTTATGGGGTTCTGAAGAGATAG
- a CDS encoding efflux RND transporter permease subunit, which produces MNLAKLSIQRPVFIACTVILIVVVGIVSFGKLGVENFPDMSIPTISVNVTYPGAAPNEIETLVAKPIEDELSTISGLKKLRSICNEGSAVIVAEFSSETVISYAEQQIRDKVAFAKKKLPAELEEPVIKRLDPADQPILSISLQSKLGDNEFYDFASETIKQRLISVSNVGSVDIIGGRKKEIWVELDRNQLKARNLSASQVSQKIAAGGANIPAGKVRGKDSDLSFRTINEYRSFDEIRNVPISFLNNEIPIQLSDVGRVLVGSEDITSLAYWNGKPALFLLVYKQSGANSVQVAEGVKKKVSDLQKEFPEVTFDYYNDSSKVVKDNVWDVEESIYIGIALTIIVVLFFLGSVRSTLITGLALPTSLLGSFILMGLAGFTINQMTLLAMSLAVGLLIDDAIVVRENIHRHKEMGKDSKQAALDGTKEVTLAVLATTFAILAVFGPIAFIDGVIGQILRPFGLTVCFALLISLYDALTIAPMMSAYFGGELKTKEPNKIEKFLSIPLHAFDRFQEKLTNGYVKTLEVSTKHPLLILAIALFIFVSSIFVSKTLKSEFIPTQDLGQFTVTFELPPGSSVEATKKLNEEVNALLRSKKEVYLTAGYVKQNKIDIYVELVSSKKRKLNTPQFKEYIRKELTPYADAKPIVKNYDAIGGGQRSFSFVITGNDAEKMEAYSKLLFEKIKKIPDLTDPDISLREGAPEFKIVPKGEQIVRLGVNPQALGRELRTIVEGDTSAVFRENNLEYDIRVRMLEDQRNIEKNFNQVMVPNINGYLVPLSFVTSGVSTTGPATIQRQNRSRSVEISADTNPNGRGSGYTMSELQRILKEDLPLPEGLKVSYSGQTENLESTGKNMAIALGLGVVFIYLVLASLYESFIIPISILVVIPLAMTGAFFGLYLTGKSMDIFANIGMILLFGLATKNSILLIDFAKDLQNTGVDTRTALIEAGRARLRPILMTSIALIAGMLPVAIGLNEASKQRTSMGVTVIGGLISSTILTLYVIPAVYQYITRMIDSMKKRKK; this is translated from the coding sequence ATGAATTTAGCAAAATTATCAATACAAAGGCCAGTATTTATCGCCTGTACGGTGATTCTCATCGTTGTGGTTGGGATTGTGAGTTTTGGTAAACTCGGGGTTGAAAACTTCCCTGATATGAGTATTCCCACCATATCCGTTAATGTTACTTATCCAGGTGCGGCTCCCAATGAAATTGAAACCTTGGTCGCCAAACCAATTGAAGACGAACTTTCTACCATTTCAGGATTAAAAAAACTCCGATCTATTTGTAATGAAGGTTCGGCAGTGATTGTGGCTGAATTTTCCTCTGAAACTGTAATCAGTTATGCGGAGCAACAAATCAGGGACAAGGTAGCCTTTGCCAAAAAAAAATTACCAGCCGAATTGGAAGAACCAGTCATCAAACGATTGGATCCAGCTGACCAACCGATCTTAAGTATTTCCCTTCAATCCAAATTAGGTGATAACGAGTTTTATGATTTTGCCTCTGAAACAATCAAACAAAGGTTAATTTCTGTTTCGAATGTAGGTTCAGTGGACATCATTGGTGGGCGAAAAAAAGAAATTTGGGTAGAGTTAGATCGAAATCAATTGAAAGCAAGGAATTTATCTGCCTCACAGGTTTCACAGAAAATTGCTGCCGGTGGTGCCAATATTCCTGCCGGGAAAGTTCGCGGGAAAGATTCCGATTTATCTTTTCGAACGATCAATGAATACAGAAGTTTTGATGAAATTCGAAATGTTCCTATTAGTTTTTTGAATAACGAAATTCCCATTCAGTTGTCAGATGTGGGACGTGTCCTTGTAGGTTCGGAAGATATTACTTCCCTTGCTTATTGGAATGGAAAACCTGCTCTTTTTTTACTGGTTTATAAACAATCGGGAGCTAACTCCGTGCAGGTGGCAGAAGGAGTTAAGAAGAAGGTCAGCGACCTTCAGAAAGAATTTCCGGAAGTAACTTTCGATTATTATAATGATTCTTCCAAAGTGGTAAAAGATAATGTTTGGGACGTAGAAGAATCCATCTACATTGGAATTGCACTGACGATCATTGTAGTTCTATTCTTTTTGGGGAGTGTCCGTTCGACTTTAATTACAGGCCTTGCTCTACCTACCTCACTCCTTGGATCTTTTATCCTTATGGGTCTTGCTGGATTTACCATCAATCAAATGACATTACTTGCCATGTCTCTTGCGGTAGGACTTCTCATTGATGATGCAATTGTGGTCAGAGAAAATATCCATAGACATAAAGAAATGGGTAAAGATAGCAAACAGGCTGCCCTTGATGGAACAAAAGAAGTCACACTTGCTGTTCTTGCTACTACCTTCGCCATTCTTGCCGTGTTTGGTCCGATTGCTTTTATCGATGGAGTGATTGGACAAATTTTACGTCCCTTCGGGCTTACCGTTTGTTTTGCCTTACTCATTTCCTTATACGATGCTTTAACCATTGCTCCAATGATGTCAGCTTACTTTGGGGGAGAACTCAAAACCAAAGAGCCAAACAAAATAGAAAAATTTCTTTCGATTCCCTTACATGCCTTTGACAGGTTCCAAGAAAAGTTAACGAATGGATATGTAAAAACATTGGAGGTATCAACCAAACATCCATTGTTGATATTGGCGATTGCTCTTTTTATATTTGTAAGTAGTATATTTGTTTCTAAAACGTTAAAATCTGAATTCATCCCCACACAGGATTTAGGTCAATTTACAGTGACCTTTGAATTGCCGCCGGGTTCTAGTGTTGAGGCGACAAAAAAACTAAATGAAGAAGTGAATGCACTTTTGCGATCTAAGAAAGAAGTGTATCTAACTGCTGGATATGTAAAACAAAACAAAATTGATATTTATGTGGAACTTGTATCTTCTAAAAAAAGAAAACTCAATACTCCTCAGTTTAAGGAATACATCAGAAAGGAACTCACTCCCTATGCTGATGCAAAACCAATAGTCAAAAACTATGATGCGATTGGTGGTGGGCAAAGATCCTTTTCTTTTGTCATTACTGGAAATGATGCGGAAAAAATGGAAGCCTATAGCAAACTTCTCTTTGAAAAAATCAAAAAAATTCCTGACTTAACAGATCCTGACATTAGTTTGCGAGAAGGTGCCCCTGAATTTAAAATTGTTCCGAAAGGAGAACAAATTGTTAGGTTAGGTGTGAACCCGCAGGCTCTGGGTCGCGAACTAAGAACCATCGTTGAGGGTGATACTTCGGCAGTGTTTCGTGAAAATAACTTAGAATACGACATCCGTGTTCGTATGTTAGAAGATCAAAGGAATATTGAGAAGAATTTTAATCAGGTCATGGTTCCGAATATCAACGGTTATCTGGTTCCACTTTCTTTTGTAACCTCTGGAGTTTCGACCACGGGCCCTGCCACCATCCAAAGACAAAACCGAAGTCGTTCGGTTGAAATCTCCGCAGATACCAATCCCAATGGGCGAGGGTCTGGATACACAATGTCCGAACTACAAAGGATATTAAAAGAAGACCTACCTCTTCCAGAAGGACTCAAAGTTTCCTATAGTGGACAAACGGAGAACTTGGAATCTACGGGAAAAAATATGGCCATTGCGCTTGGGCTTGGAGTTGTGTTTATTTATCTGGTGCTTGCTTCTTTGTATGAAAGTTTTATCATTCCCATCTCCATATTGGTGGTGATTCCTTTGGCAATGACGGGAGCATTTTTCGGACTTTATCTAACCGGGAAATCAATGGATATATTTGCTAACATTGGAATGATTTTACTTTTTGGATTGGCAACTAAAAATTCGATTCTTCTCATTGATTTTGCAAAAGACTTACAAAATACTGGAGTGGATACGAGGACGGCGCTCATTGAAGCGGGTCGGGCAAGGTTAAGACCTATCCTAATGACATCGATTGCACTGATTGCAGGTATGTTGCCTGTGGCCATTGGACTCAATGAAGCCTCGAAACAGAGAACCAGTATGGGAGTGACTGTGATTGGAGGTTTGATTTCCTCAACGATTTTGACTCTCTACGTGATCCCAGCGGTTTACCAGTATATTACACGGATGATTGATTCCATGAAGAAAAGGAAAAAGTGA
- a CDS encoding TolC family protein: MDDILKMAWENQVGLQTLKLQLKTTNYDWEKANGAYAWTAEAKGTAKNTTNFNLPQYAIQGTRITDNSLQAGINKKFSTGTTFGIAVIDNRFETNAGKTQNSSGFSSFAQPSYHFATVGINISQDLLKNFFGYQDRLKLATARRSSSIQRLNTLDSLSKSLVNSLIEFWNLSLSEEIFQTNSSLLGNAKTIRDIYSKKANFGLDPTGDIHQWNSIVLTATSAVKNSELERNKNRRDLLASLGKEPEENFSFLPVLIEEKIAVTSNYEEEVISALEKRYDVRAALLQLKNSEDNFKSADNGLLPKFSVGGTYNFKNYDQQFPQDFYGILGGRFNQNTAEFKLEYPLGNEIAEAEYKKAESEKRQAQLEWTEAQNKVRADLLSKRENLNVSYELFLEAKKNKEESKLFYDKALSAFRNGRGTSVVLKNAMDAYVRSQSNHSQSLITYNIAIVQYEISKGTFFEKYSLDPEQLTLLNTEENQ, encoded by the coding sequence ATGGATGATATCCTAAAGATGGCCTGGGAAAACCAAGTTGGCCTACAAACTCTCAAACTGCAGTTAAAGACGACAAACTACGATTGGGAAAAAGCAAACGGGGCTTACGCATGGACTGCAGAGGCGAAAGGGACGGCAAAGAATACCACAAACTTCAACCTTCCTCAATATGCCATCCAAGGAACAAGAATCACAGATAACAGCCTGCAGGCGGGAATCAATAAAAAGTTTAGCACAGGAACAACATTTGGAATTGCAGTCATCGACAATCGTTTTGAAACGAATGCCGGTAAAACACAAAATTCGAGTGGGTTCTCTAGTTTTGCGCAACCTTCTTACCATTTTGCGACGGTCGGTATCAATATCAGCCAGGATCTCCTGAAAAACTTTTTTGGATACCAAGACAGATTAAAATTAGCGACTGCTAGACGGTCTTCCTCCATTCAAAGATTAAATACATTGGATTCTTTATCAAAAAGTTTGGTGAATTCACTCATTGAATTTTGGAATTTAAGTTTGTCAGAGGAGATTTTTCAGACAAATTCATCTCTTCTTGGAAATGCAAAAACGATTCGGGATATTTATTCTAAAAAAGCCAACTTTGGATTGGATCCAACAGGTGATATCCACCAATGGAATTCCATTGTTCTAACCGCTACCAGTGCTGTTAAAAATTCCGAATTGGAAAGAAACAAAAACAGACGTGATTTGCTTGCCTCTCTTGGTAAGGAACCGGAAGAGAACTTTTCTTTTTTACCAGTTTTGATTGAGGAAAAAATTGCCGTCACTTCGAACTACGAAGAAGAAGTGATCTCTGCCCTTGAAAAAAGATATGATGTGCGAGCAGCACTCTTACAACTAAAGAACTCTGAAGACAATTTTAAATCAGCAGACAACGGTTTGTTGCCAAAGTTTTCGGTAGGTGGGACATACAATTTTAAAAATTATGACCAACAGTTTCCCCAAGATTTTTATGGAATCCTTGGTGGAAGGTTCAATCAAAATACTGCCGAATTTAAATTGGAATATCCATTAGGAAATGAGATTGCCGAAGCTGAATACAAAAAAGCCGAATCAGAAAAAAGACAAGCGCAGTTGGAATGGACAGAAGCTCAAAACAAAGTAAGGGCTGATTTATTATCGAAACGAGAAAACTTAAACGTTAGTTACGAACTCTTTTTGGAAGCCAAAAAAAACAAAGAGGAAAGTAAACTTTTTTATGATAAAGCTTTGTCTGCTTTTCGTAATGGAAGAGGGACTTCCGTTGTATTAAAAAATGCTATGGATGCCTATGTTAGGTCTCAGTCCAATCATTCCCAATCTCTCATCACTTACAATATCGCCATCGTACAATATGAAATTTCCAAAGGGACTTTCTTTGAAAAATATTCATTAGATCCAGAACAACTAACATTACTTAATACAGAGGAAAATCAATGA
- a CDS encoding nuclear transport factor 2 family protein, translating to MTNQTKVETNQDILKREFLSLMKNIDQRKIAEVESGFHSDYADSVSIKGSASVFSSDKTKYIDSLKEGKIGGVDRAVNIHSIEFLDQFGFVKADLESPVMKFQSLYTFYNDQERWKMIKAVVVAEKK from the coding sequence ATGACAAACCAAACAAAAGTAGAAACAAATCAAGATATTTTGAAAAGAGAGTTTCTCTCTCTTATGAAGAATATTGATCAAAGAAAAATTGCAGAAGTGGAGTCTGGGTTTCATTCGGACTATGCAGATAGTGTGTCTATCAAGGGAAGTGCTTCTGTATTTAGTTCTGATAAAACAAAGTATATTGATTCCCTAAAAGAAGGAAAAATTGGTGGAGTGGACAGGGCTGTGAATATCCATTCAATTGAATTTTTGGATCAGTTCGGATTTGTAAAAGCAGATTTGGAAAGTCCAGTGATGAAGTTTCAATCCTTGTATACGTTCTACAACGATCAGGAGCGGTGGAAAATGATCAAAGCTGTTGTGGTGGCCGAAAAGAAATAA